A genome region from Nicotiana tabacum cultivar K326 chromosome 13, ASM71507v2, whole genome shotgun sequence includes the following:
- the LOC107830980 gene encoding uncharacterized protein LOC107830980 — translation MAVDMDIKELLVIADSNLLIHHVQGEWSTKNVKILPYLHCVKELCNKFTNIEFKHVPKIQNDFADALTTLSSMIQHPYKNYIVLIEVEIKDQHAYCFHVDEDPEGKPWYHDIKRFLETREYSESATNSQKRALRKLANHFFLHEEVPT, via the coding sequence ATGGCAGTCGACATGGACATCAAAGAGCTTTTGGTCATAGCGGATTCTAATCTATTGATACACCATGTCCAAGGGGAGTGGTCCACTAAGAACGTCAAGATCCTTCCGTACCTGCACTGTGTAAAAGAGTTATGCAATAAGTTCACAAATATTGAGTTCAAGCATGTTCCCAAGATCCAAAACGACTTTGCTGATGCTCTTACAACCCTGTCATCCATGATTCAGCATCCATATAAGAATTATATCGTCCTTATCGAGGTAGAGATCAAAGATCAACATGCATATTGTTTTCATGTAGACGAAGATCCAGAAGGTAAACCATGGTACCACGACATCAAAAGATTCCTCGAAACAAGAGAATACTCGGAGAGTGCTACTAATAGTCAGAAGCGAGCGCTCAGGAAGTTGGCAAATCACTTTTTCCTTCACGAGGAAGTCCCCACCTGA